Genomic window (Nymphaea colorata isolate Beijing-Zhang1983 chromosome 1, ASM883128v2, whole genome shotgun sequence):
GAAGGCTTCCAACGGCGACAAGCAACACCGGTAAAAGCCTGATTTAGCGGGGAAACATATCATCGCTATAAGTAGGTATAGCGTCGAAGAAATGCACCGGTATAGATAAATACCGGTAGTCTTTGTCGCTGCTATTGAGCTATAACGGTGGTTTTTTGCCAAGCATGTCTTCCGTTCTTGTTGTTTAAGAAGAACTAGCTTGAATTAGAAGTGCTTCGTTTGGCTTTTTTTGTAGACATAATTCAAGCAGTTAAATACAAGATTTCCATACCTTCAAATATGCCTGTTACCGTTCAAATTTGATGTAAGTTCTagtaattatattttttcacattcaGGAGACATGACGCGTTGATATGTTAGTATTGTTTATAAATAAGTCGTCCTGTTTTGGTTTTCTTAACTTGTTTGATCTGTAAAATTGAATATAGTGTGTTGGTCAGTCGCTGCCTTTCTCAGCTTCCAATATTTGACTTAGGAAACCAATTACTTGACCTTAATTCTCATTGTTTTACATTGAAATCATGTGATTGCAACAAaggcaagagaaacagaaagcaTACTTGGTAAGACAGTGTGCTGGTGATATCTTAGAATGACTGCAGAAAACTGCTGCTGCAGGGAACCTTCTTTATCCGTTTCACAAACCAGCTGAAACCAAATGCATCTAATCAAGCAGTCAACGTGTGCCCCTATCATGCTGccatcaaaataaacaaaacaacaaatgaTGGGTTGTTGTTTTAAATAGTTATACAGAAGATTGTTGGGGGCTGCGAGGAAGTGTGGAGGGGGGaaagagagacgagagagatATACCTTGTAGAATTGGTCAGCGAGGGAAGCGGCCTTGTTGGCAACGGCGAGCTCCTTCTCGTACGCCATGGGAAAAACGGAGGCCCTGCTCCTGGTCCTGAGCTTCTGCTTTTTTTGAGAGAAGTCAAAATTTAGGGTTCCAGAAGCGATGGACAGACCGGCTTAGGTGATGGTGGCAGCGCCGGCGAAGAAAGACGAAGGGTCGGACAACGAGGCCTTCTTCGCGACTGCGCCGAGACGGTGAAGAGTGACGCGAAGCCCTGACGGACGGGTACCCTTTTTCATCCCCGGAAAATTGTCGGGCCCCTGTGCGTGTGGGTTGGAAAAGTTTTTCGGGGTTCGAGGACTTATCTGGAAAATTTTTCTCTAGAATCAGCTTTTTGCCATAATTTTGTGGCTATTTGAACCACATCAGGTGAATTCATGATGAAACAATGTCCTGGGTCATTTCTCCAACAGATATTTCAgaaacatcaaaatcaataaCGATCCTCTGAACCCTCAATTCTTGTATTCTTGACTATTATCTGGCTTCCACCATTGAAATTGGGGTTGCCGTTGGTTCACTTTCCATAGGAGATGAACCCAATTCCCGATGTCTACCTTTGTAAGAAAAGGCTGGCTGCTTAGGTACAAGCAGAGTTGCAGAGAAACTACTGCTTAGCACAAGGACAATGGAGGACACATGATGCACCTCATCACCTGATATAACTGGCATCGTTTTCCTAATAATGGATCAAGGAAATCCGATCCCTTGCCCTCATTCCATAGCTTTCATGCCTGTATAGTACAACTCACGTATATCAAAATCAATCACCGGATAAAAGTTTGATGCATAAACTATCAATGGTCAGAAAATCATAAAAGCATCTTACttttttgtgtgtatatatatttatatatatgtataacttTTCCAGCCAAATACCTCTATCACATCCTAAATCAAGCTTTTACTACAGGAGAGGGACATACTAGCCGAAAAATCTAgatcatgaatttcaaattttttagtaGGTATCTATGCATGTATTTTGCAAGGTAAAAGGGAGTTGCTACCATGTATGATTTCAACTCATTGATACAGGTTTATAAATAGATCCTCAAAGCTTTTTCTCCTGCATTTGTTGGGTCTATATTAGCGAACAGTTTATGTGCTTTTACACTGCATAGTAGACCATTATGCCTATTCGCGACTTAGTaaacagggagagagaggaaaaggggTGCACATACTTACATGTCCTAATAGATTCATGGAGTCCTCTACTTCCTGGAAACCTGTCATCTTCTTCCCACTCACAATCTCGAGAATTATGACTCCAAAGCTGAAGACATCAGATTTGGCAGAGTAGCGCCCTTCCAATGCATATTCTGGTGGCATGTACCCACTGCACACATTTTAATCAACGATTTTAGAGTCATACATCAGGCTGGGGGAGTGTTGGGAGACACAGCAGAACCCATCTCATAACATTGAGCAAGAGCACTTACTAGGTTCCTACAACTCTGACAGTATTTGGTTGAGTTTGATCACCACCAAGCATATACACGTTTACACGTGGACAGTAGATCGGAAATGTTTCCTGCAGCTTGTGAAAATTGGGAACTTGCTTTGATAAGATTGAACTATATAATATAGATGGACAAGCATAATTGAGTTCACGTCAATCGGCCGAACGGTGGTTTCGTGAAGAACAGTATTCATATTTCTTGATGTTCTTGCCGTGGAACTAATTGTGGAAATGCAATCTCTTGCGAAAAGCCCCTAAAGCTTAATATTAATCCATGTTACAGATAAAACTTCAATAAGCGCAAAAGCGCTTTTCTAATTCATTTGCATCTATGTATTTTGCGTTCCTGATATTTGTTCTTCGGCATTCCATGATGGAAAGCCCATCTTTGCGGCAAAACTGCAGTTCAATCAAATTTGACTGTTCCAGTTAACAATTTTAGAGAGTATAATCTCAAGATTGGATGTTTCCCTGATTAAGGAAAAAAACTGAGGTTTAAGTGCTGAAGCTTTGCTGTCAACTTCACTTCGTTCATGAATTCCTCGAGCCCCTGCGCTGATTCCACTGTCATATCATTAGTTTGCGACATTAGGTATTACTTGAAATAAATCAttgctgagagagagagagagatagagaattATGGAGCTGCAAAAGTAACAGAACCCCTGTCCAAGCTTGTTTGATTCTGAGAATTTGTTGGTTGCTACCATGAGCTGCCAACTCAGTGAATATATCAGCCGATTTACGGATTCAACTAAATTAATTGTGAAGCATTAAATAAAATCGAAGAATttcattttgcaaaaaaaaaaaatgaaatacactgcttataattttcttgtttgatgcaTTAGAAATATAGATTtggaaataagtttttaaaaacttatttaatgaattgaagaaatctaaacaaaatccagatttaCAAAACCCCCTTCGTGTTTGCTGGACTTGGGTTTatgttccaaaaaataaatttctcaatCTTAAAGAGGGAGCATCATAAGTAGGCAAATGAAGACAAACGAAACTGGCATATgcagaaaagaaatcacaatcttatgatataatttttttttttggaaattttttgcatttttctcacTACGAAACAAGTTCTTGGCCGCTGAAGTAAACTATCATGACAGATAGGGAAGGAGGTTCAAATCAATGGAGCCAACATATTCTCATCAAATATTCCCTCCCTAAGGTTgctatcaaaaaaataaaaatatatataaatatatttatataaaccATTGCTAGGATGCTTAAATAGATCATATATCAGATCTACCCATTTTACCAGATTCGATTTATCGGATGTTCATgtgttttagttgtttttttttttaatgaataaaaaaaactatcctgtttttgaatctgaaatttaaaattcgACTATGATCtaaatccgacttttaagtttacaaatgaatttttgaattatGGACTTTTATAAAATGTATGGATgttaaatataagaaaatttaaCTTGGTATATTGATGGttgtttaaaaccaaatttggatttgCCTGTACATCATTCTCAAAAATCTACGTTTGggttaattttttaatcagatgttaacttttttatattaGCCGATTTAGGGATTCAGCTAAATTAATTGTCAAgcattaaataaaataaataatttcattttgcaataaaaaaaagaaatacactgcttataattttctttttcttttagaggCCGTTTGATGCATTAGAAATATAGAGTtggaaataagtttttaaaaacttatttaaGGAATTAAAGAAATCTAAACAAAATCTAGATTTCCAAGACCCCCTTTGTGTTTGTTGGACTTGAGTTTATGTTTCAGGAAAtaaatttcttagtttgataggaataaaagatgaaaaaagagaatcGTTGGATTAATTAATACTTTGAGAGCTCAACGgttaaaaaatttagattttatTTCCAATGCTACATGAAATATCCTTCCCATCAAATGGGCCCTTAAAGATAGTGTTTCCCACTTACGATGCCAAGGAGGACAACGATCTTGTTATCCTTTCATGCGGTCTTCTTCACTCTAAGGCAATAACCCAGTTGGTCTTGGAATGGTCCGCGCTGAACCAACTCTTGGCTTCAAATAGCGCAGCCTGTTCAATGGCTTGGCCATTTGGCCAATCCAAATGAAGTTGGTTTTGATTCAATTTGCCTCATGCTCCTGCCACCTGGGCCCGACTTGATTTTAATAAAAGatcataaaatacaaaaatttgataTGTAAGTTATTTTTAACTAAAACTAtaataaaaatacttatatataaattaggcggtcagtttttgttttaataattgATGTGTCAATTTTCTTGTGCTACAAACAAAGGCACACACTAACAGTAAAGTTGAAGTGTCATAGTAACAACATTCGAGACACCAAAGTATGTCACTTAAGAGATTAGGTCGGAGCATGAGCTCTCATCTATGTATGATGAAATAATTATCttgtaaaataaataataacacaaacaaatAAATGCCGGAGACATGGTTAGGTTTCTATATATATGACATACATAGATATACGTTCTGGTCACATTCCAAGCTTCACTTTCACAAGAAGGATAATAAAGCCTAACTTGCCCACTATTTTGTGCAACTACATAACAAAACTATTCGATGTGATGTGAATAAACCAAAGTTTTCTTATAATAACTctaattatttcacataaatgTAGCAAAATTATGATAAATTGACAAATTTAACGGTCACCAATACAAGTAAAACCATGGCAGTGCAGATCTTACGAAGAGGGTAACATTTTACTTTACTCATGTAGCGACGTTATGGATTGAATACGATATACTATTAAccatatatgttttttcttcgTTTTGCATCGACGGGTTTCACTGCCCACCGGTGAACCGGAGGGCGTGGCGTGCGCGTCGGGGTCTCGCCAGATGTAGAGGGTTTAAAGTGGATTTGCGATGGGGCCAGCTCCTTCCGTATTAGGTAGCCGGAAAGCATCCCAAAGAGCGTGCGCCATCtctccttcccgttttcttcttgatttatgGCGGTTTCTCGTTCTTCATATTATGGCGCCTAAAAGGGAAAAGCCGTCTGCGTCGTCGATTACAGAAAGAAATGTCACCCACGAAGCAGGGCAATGCTTCTACGTCCGGCGATGAGAAGATGGTGTGGCGGCATTTCATCGGTGTGGGCGGAAAAGGACCGTCCGCTATCTCGGTTCTCACTCATGGCAGGCAAGATACACTCACTCCCTGCTATTGTTTGCTGGGCTTGAtacatctctatctctctcacttTTGAGGGCGTCCGTTCGCGTCCTCCTTTGGCCGGCAGCCATCGCCGGTGTGTGATGATTGTTCGAAGCCCTCTCCACCCTTCAATTGtctttgtttgttgtttcctattggggTTTCTCTATAGTCCGTGGGGTTTATCATTTCAGGCTGGGGTCCTTCATTTAGGCACTGGGCTGGGTCTTTCTTTGAGGTTTTGGTTGGGTTCTTCCGTTGAGGTTGTTGCTGGTTTTTAACATTTGGTTCGCCATTGGGTCGGATGCTTTGGTCACCACTTGGGTCGCCGCTTTCGCTTTTGGTTAGTCCACCGCTTGGGTCCCTGCTGGTTCGGTTGTGGGTCACCGCTTAGGTCGTTGCTGTCGTTCTTACTGGGTCTACCGCCTTCCGTCGTCCCTTAGGTTGCTGTTGGGTCTGCCACTTGTGTCACTCTTGACATCTGTCGCTTGGGCATGCCGTTTTGTTGATCTTGCTGCTGAGTCGCGACAACCGCTTCAGATTGCTGCTAGATCGCCATTATCGTCTTTGGGTTTGTTGCTGGGCCGTCACTGTCGAGATGACTGCTGGGTGCTATGATTATTGTTGTGCATTCATCGCATCTAGCGTGCGGCTATTCAAATTCCAACCAGCCCGTCCACAGAGATTGGGTGTTTTGTCAGGTGTTGCGGTTGGGTCTCTTCTGGTAATGATTTGGCTGCTGGGTTCTTCCTGTTTCCTTCTTGAATGACAATGCCttttatctatgtgtt
Coding sequences:
- the LOC116251665 gene encoding ABC transporter G family member 33-like isoform X5, which produces MSPTKQGNASTSGDEKMVWRHFIGVGGKGPSAISVLTHGRLLLDRHYRLWVCCWAVTVEMTAGCYDYCCAFIASSVRLFKFQPARPQRLGVLSGVAVGSLLQIPKWWIWLYWMTPSNWTIRGLFTSQYGDIDKVIDVFGEKKAVSLFLKDYFGFPHDQLGVVAVVLIAYAVAFASLFAYCISKLNFQRR